The genomic window GGGGAACAAGATGAAGAGAGCACTTATAACAGGCGTTACAGGACAGGATGGCGCGTACCTGGCACAGTTCCTCCTCGATAAAGGCTATACCGTTATCGGGCTCACCAGGAATACTGCGCATGGAAACCTGAAGAACCTGGCGTACCTGTCTATAGAAAGTCTCGTTGAAATCGTGGAGACGAACCTTCTCGATCTCTCGAACATCATACGGCTGATCGAGAGGTATGAGCCGGACGAAATCTACAATCTCGCGGCACAAAGCTCGGTAGGTCTCTCCTTTGGCCAACCTATCGGCACCCTGGGATTCAACATCACCAGTACGGCAAACTTGCTCGAGGCCATGAGAATCCTCCATTCAAAGGCCCGCTTCTATCAGGCTTCAAGCAGTGAGATGTTCGGCAAGGTCCCGAAGGAAGACCTTCCAATACACGAAGAGTTCAGGTTTCATCCCGTAAGTCCGTATGGCATATCAAAAGCAACCGCGCATTGGGTGACTGTCAACTACCGGGAAGCTTTCGGCCTCTTCGCCGTGTGCGGCATCCTCTTCAATCACGAATCAGCGCTGAGAGAGAAGAATTTTGTCACAAAGAAGATCCTCAGCACCGGCGTCTTGATCAGCCGGGGAATGGCCGACCATATCACCCTCGGCAACCTGAGTGTATGCAGGGACTGGGGATACACACCCGAGTATATACGGGCCATGTGGATGATGCTCCAGCAGGAGGCTCCTGAGGATTACATAATCTGCTCCGGTCAGCCCCACAGTCTGGAAGAGTTCGCGACCGCAGTCTTTACCCACCTGAACCTGGAGCCGGACAAATACATCCGGATTGATGCGGGCCTCTACAGGCCGGTCGAACTGGATATCATCTACGGCGACAATTCAAGGGCGCGCGAAAAACTGGGATGGCGTTACGACATTGGTTTTGAACAGTTCATCGATATCCTCATCAGGGATGAGGCCAAGTATCTTGACTGGGAGTTGAGCCACCAGTAACCACACACCGGCGATGTGCCGCGGGGGGATGCACCGATCCCTGTGATTGTGCTTCAAAGCGAAGGATACCATGGTCCAGCAGGTCTCTGAAAAAAGAGAGGGAGGGTTGAGATGCGCGGGGCACCTCCCGGAAACCTCATCCGCGCCACCGCTTGTGACCGTGATAACCGTGGTTCGCAACGGGGAGGCATCTCTTGAACGGACGATCACCAGTGTTCTGCGACAGACCTATGGGAATAAGGAGTATCTTATTCTAGACGGCGCGTCCACTGACGGGACGCTCAGCATTCTGCGCGCTTATGATCAACAACTCGACTACTGGACAAGCAAAGCCGATAAAGGCGTCTACGATGCAATGAATAGAGGGATCCATCTCGCGCGAGGTACATGGCTTATTTTCATCAATGCAGGGGACGAATTTTTTGATGAGGAGACTCTTGCAAAGACGGCTCAGCTTATGTCTGACGACGTCGATCTGTTGTACAGCGATACCTGGTTCCACGGTACTCGGAGTCGGTTGATCCAGTGCGATCGCCAGAGCATGCGCATTATTCACCAATCGCTTTTGTACCGAAAATCGCTTCACGACGAGGCGGGGAACTATCTGGTTTTCAGAGGCGTGACTATCTCTGATTACATCTTTTTCAATCTGGTGGCGGACCACCGCTGGAAAAAGGTTGGCCACGTGATCGCGCGATGCGATGACAGGGGCATCTCCTCTCATTCCAGGACACTCTACCAAAAATTGGCCGTTGATCTCATCTTCCAGACTAAGGGAAGATTGAATGTTGCCCTGATCCTGCTGCTCTACCCCTTTTACAAAGTCTCAAAAATACTCTATTGGCGAATGCGGTCAAAGATTTCATCGGGGTAAAATGGAGAAGAGGATGAAACGGACATGCGGATAAGCGTCTGTATGGCAACCTATAACGGAGAAAAATATCTCACCCAACAACTAGCATCGATCATCGGACAGTTGCAGGCTGGCGACGAGTTCATCATATCGGATGATTCCTCAACCGATTCGACCCTGTCAATCATCGAAAACCTTCAAGACAGCCGTATCAAGCTCATCAAGAACAACACGTTCTACAATCCCATCTACAACTTTGAAAACGCTTTACAACAAGCAACAGGGGACGTGATCGTCCTGTCGGACCAGGATGACATCTGGCTCGAAAACAAGCTCGCCGTGATCCGCCGTCACTTCGAGCATAAACGTTCGCTCATATACACCCTGGTACTCGACGGTTTCATAATCGACGATACGGGAGCAATCATAAAGGAATCCATCTTCGACACGATCGGGTCTCGCAAAGGCATTCTCAAAAATCTCTACGACAACACCTACATGGGCTGCAGCATGGCTTTCTCCAGCGAGCTTCTCTCGATTGCCCTACCCTTTCCTAAAGGCATACCTATGCATGATTGGTGGCTGGGTCTCATCGCAGAGTGCTTCGGAACGGTTGAATTCGTTCGTGAGAAAACGATCAAGTACCGCCGGCATCCGGCAAATGTGAGTTATCGTAATTCTAAAGTGTCACAACAGATACGACGCCGATATTTCCTGGCCTATCGCCTTTTCCAGAGATGGCTGACCCATTCCTCAATGACATAGATTTCCACGGACAAGCCCATGGCACTCTGAGCGCAACGCGTGCCGCGGAAATCTACTAGCGAGCACGGCGAGCGAGAGGGGAAGGCTCCGACGGCTTTGCCGGCGGAGGGGGCGACGCGAGCCCCAGGAATCGAGGCACCGGAAGAGAGCGCGCACTTCATGAAAATCACCCGGCAGATTCAAAGCGGGCTCCTGGTCAGTCCAAAAACCAGAAAGAGCCTGGAACTGAGCCACGATCCGATCTCTCTGCGCACGGCCGACGGTGGAGAAACGTACCCGGTCATCGGAGAAGGTGAGCGCATAGTGCCCATCCTCCTCATCGATGCAACCTGGGCAGAAGAGTATTCAAAGTCTTCGCCGCAAATGACCAGGGAGTACGCACCCGAGAACCGGAAGGGTGGTGCTGTCGATAGTGTGAAAGAGTATTTGAGCAGGGACTTCAGGTCCAAGGCCGCAATGTCGAGGTTTCACGAGATATTTGACCCTTTGGACAACGAGGAGTCGCTAGTTCTCTCTATTGGCGGGGGTCCGAAAAGAGAGCACCCAAGCTTCACCAACCTCAACATCGGGCCATTTCCTCAGGTCGACATCGTAGCAGACGCCCATGTTCTCCCGTATAAAGATGAGTGCGTGGATGCGATCTTCTGCGAGGCCGTTATAGAGCATCTGGCTCAGCCGGAGCAAGCAGTCAGGGAATTTCACAGGGTCTTGAAAAAAGGAGGGAAGGTTTTCTCAGTCGTGCCATTTATGCAGGCGTATCACGGCTATCCCCATCATTACCAGAACCTGACCCTGACCGGACATCGACTACTGTATGAAAGGAATCACTTCAACGTGACAAGTTCCGGCACATGCGTCGGCCCTATCTACACCGCTGTCCATCTGAGTATAGAATTCGTGAGGGCATATCTGCCGGCTATCGTAAGCCTGCCGATGGCACTCATCATTCACACTATAGGCCTGTTTCTGAAACCTCTCGATTACCTGTTGCACGACAAGCCGAACTCATTCGTCTTCGCTTCGACGACATACGCCATTGCCGAAAAATAAGACTTTCCGACACTGCGCCTTTCCAGAACCCGGAAAGAGCGCCTGGCCGCGCAACACTCCCCGCAGTATTTCCCCATTTTTTTCTCCGCACCGTACTAGCCTGTAATCTTTCCTTTTCACCGCAGCAACGTTTGCAAGCGTCGTTCAATCTCCGGCTTGGGAAGCGCGCCTTGAGCGCTCTCCACGAGGCTTCCGTTTTTGTAAAAATAAAGCGTGGGTACGCCATGTATCCCGAACTGAGACGCAGTGGCGTGTTGCACATCAACGTTCATCTGCGCGAACTTCACCCTTCCTGCATAGGTTAAAGCCAGCTCATCCAGAACCGGCGCCAGTCTCTGGCAATGTCCTCACCCGGGGGAATAGAATTCGAGCAGCACAGGCCCCCGGAAGCCCAGCACCTCTCGCCTGAACATGCTGTCCGAGATTTCGAGCGGACGATCAGGATAAAGGCTCGAAAGATCCAGGGAGTTTTTGCACTTGCCACAGATTGCGGGCCCGCCCCAACGATTCGCAGGAACCCGGTTTCTGGTGCCGCATTTAGGGCAACGGACGATGAGGGTATCAGCCATCATAGATTATCTCCTCGACATCGTGGCCTGACATGGAAATTATGTCTACAACATAGTTATCGGGATAGGCTAGTGTCAAGAATACTATCGTTCCTGACGCAGTGCGGCGGGCTCACTCACTGCTGCCCTGAAGCGGCGGGCGGCACACGGTAGATCCTTACGAAACCTTCCCTGTTTGAAAACTCCTCAATCAGAGGAAGACCAGCCAGGCACGCCTCGAGCCACGAACACTCATGTACCATGTTGTCATCGAGCACAAAGTATTTCACACTTCGAGATTCAAGGTAGCGCAGAAGCAACGGGCATTCTGGAAGTTGGGCGCAGGAAGACGATACGTCTGTCCATGGCCCTTTGTCATAAAAAGATGGCAACGGAAGCCGGGATGCGATATTCGCTCCCCTGTCCCGCTGTAGCAGGAGAAGACCTGCTTTCTTAAAAAGACTCCTGCCTTCGTGTGGACCCTCTATTCCCTGCCAAAGCGCCAGGAAACTGATGAGAACGACCGCCGAAAGCCACAAGGCCCTTCCATGTGCAAACCGCCCCGCGTATGTCTTTACCACGTACCACCCTTCCACGACGAAAACCATGAGGAGCGGTATGAATTCAACCGAGTACCTTCGGGTGGAATGGCTGACGCACGCAAGGCTCAGCACATGGAATATTGCCAGCACAACGATCAGGTTTCTGTAAGGACGGTCTACGTGCCGAAAACCGGGTATGAACAGCAATATAAACGGGGGGAAAAGAGCAGCGAAGAAGTGAAATATGACAAAAGGCACGTTCATGAAGGCCGCAGGGAGCGATGCAAAAGGGTTATGCATGACTTTGCCGCTCACCATCCAGAGCCCCGTGGCAAGCCGCATATAGCCCATGTACGCAGCACCCAAGACCACGAATGGAACGAATAGCGGCGCCACGTGCGACCACCTCCGCTGCCACAACAGGAATGCGGCGAATGGCGCATAATAGACGATATACTCTGGCCTCGTCAGATAAGTAAGCACGAGCAGGAATCCTGAAAAAAGAATGCTGCCTCCGCGTTTATCCGTATACCCGACGAAAAAGAAGAAGACCGTGGCCGCGAAAAGCAGCGTGGCCAAAGACTCGGAAAGCACCTGCGCCGAGTAGCGGATGAGATAGGGATGCACGGCCAGAAAGAAAGCGCCCCAGAGTGCCTTTGCTGAGCCTATAAACTTCTTAGCTGCAACGTAAAAACCACAGATGAGCAGCAGACCGCAGATGAGAGAAACGAGCCTGCCTGCCAGTTCGACATCCGGGATAACAAGATGAAAGATGGAAATAACGAGCGGGTAAAACGGCGGGAAGACATTCCTGAGCGCCTCGCCGAACTCGCCTCTCCCGAAATGCTCTGCTATCAGTGCATAGGAGAAACCATCGATCTCTATGGCACGTGCATTCACGAGATCGATCACACGCATGACAGCGCCGAGGAGAATGATGAAGAAGAGCCAATGCCCGCAAGTGGGTACCCGGGTGCGCTCCACTTGCAACGCTACCCCTTCAGCGCGATCTCTTTCGCGCTTATTCCGTAGAGGGTCATGAGAGTCTGCATATCGTGAGAGGAGATGAGGCGCCGCGGCTGAATCTCCTTTCTCTTGGCCAGCATTTTTGGAAGTCCTTGTATGGCAGCGGCGTACACTTTTCCCAGCACCGATAAGAGCTTTGGTTTTGAGTGCTCCCTTGCGAAGGCGCCGGATGCGCCCTTCCCGGTCATGGCCGCGTAGGCCTGGAACACATAGCGCTGCAGTGTATAGACCTGGCTGTACAGAAGGAGATCAAAAGGAAAATATTTTACTGTGATCCATATCCTGTTCCTCTCCACATGGAAGGCTTTCA from Syntrophorhabdales bacterium includes these protein-coding regions:
- a CDS encoding class I SAM-dependent methyltransferase, with product MKITRQIQSGLLVSPKTRKSLELSHDPISLRTADGGETYPVIGEGERIVPILLIDATWAEEYSKSSPQMTREYAPENRKGGAVDSVKEYLSRDFRSKAAMSRFHEIFDPLDNEESLVLSIGGGPKREHPSFTNLNIGPFPQVDIVADAHVLPYKDECVDAIFCEAVIEHLAQPEQAVREFHRVLKKGGKVFSVVPFMQAYHGYPHHYQNLTLTGHRLLYERNHFNVTSSGTCVGPIYTAVHLSIEFVRAYLPAIVSLPMALIIHTIGLFLKPLDYLLHDKPNSFVFASTTYAIAEK
- a CDS encoding GDP-mannose 4,6-dehydratase, translating into MKRALITGVTGQDGAYLAQFLLDKGYTVIGLTRNTAHGNLKNLAYLSIESLVEIVETNLLDLSNIIRLIERYEPDEIYNLAAQSSVGLSFGQPIGTLGFNITSTANLLEAMRILHSKARFYQASSSEMFGKVPKEDLPIHEEFRFHPVSPYGISKATAHWVTVNYREAFGLFAVCGILFNHESALREKNFVTKKILSTGVLISRGMADHITLGNLSVCRDWGYTPEYIRAMWMMLQQEAPEDYIICSGQPHSLEEFATAVFTHLNLEPDKYIRIDAGLYRPVELDIIYGDNSRAREKLGWRYDIGFEQFIDILIRDEAKYLDWELSHQ
- a CDS encoding glycosyltransferase family 2 protein, with product MVQQVSEKREGGLRCAGHLPETSSAPPLVTVITVVRNGEASLERTITSVLRQTYGNKEYLILDGASTDGTLSILRAYDQQLDYWTSKADKGVYDAMNRGIHLARGTWLIFINAGDEFFDEETLAKTAQLMSDDVDLLYSDTWFHGTRSRLIQCDRQSMRIIHQSLLYRKSLHDEAGNYLVFRGVTISDYIFFNLVADHRWKKVGHVIARCDDRGISSHSRTLYQKLAVDLIFQTKGRLNVALILLLYPFYKVSKILYWRMRSKISSG
- a CDS encoding glycosyltransferase family 2 protein produces the protein MRISVCMATYNGEKYLTQQLASIIGQLQAGDEFIISDDSSTDSTLSIIENLQDSRIKLIKNNTFYNPIYNFENALQQATGDVIVLSDQDDIWLENKLAVIRRHFEHKRSLIYTLVLDGFIIDDTGAIIKESIFDTIGSRKGILKNLYDNTYMGCSMAFSSELLSIALPFPKGIPMHDWWLGLIAECFGTVEFVREKTIKYRRHPANVSYRNSKVSQQIRRRYFLAYRLFQRWLTHSSMT
- a CDS encoding glycosyltransferase family 39 protein, with the protein product MERTRVPTCGHWLFFIILLGAVMRVIDLVNARAIEIDGFSYALIAEHFGRGEFGEALRNVFPPFYPLVISIFHLVIPDVELAGRLVSLICGLLLICGFYVAAKKFIGSAKALWGAFFLAVHPYLIRYSAQVLSESLATLLFAATVFFFFVGYTDKRGGSILFSGFLLVLTYLTRPEYIVYYAPFAAFLLWQRRWSHVAPLFVPFVVLGAAYMGYMRLATGLWMVSGKVMHNPFASLPAAFMNVPFVIFHFFAALFPPFILLFIPGFRHVDRPYRNLIVVLAIFHVLSLACVSHSTRRYSVEFIPLLMVFVVEGWYVVKTYAGRFAHGRALWLSAVVLISFLALWQGIEGPHEGRSLFKKAGLLLLQRDRGANIASRLPLPSFYDKGPWTDVSSSCAQLPECPLLLRYLESRSVKYFVLDDNMVHECSWLEACLAGLPLIEEFSNREGFVRIYRVPPAASGQQ